From one Triticum aestivum cultivar Chinese Spring chromosome 4B, IWGSC CS RefSeq v2.1, whole genome shotgun sequence genomic stretch:
- the LOC123091495 gene encoding NADH-ubiquinone oxidoreductase chain 1 produces MAFVQRRKGPDVVGSFGLLQPLADGLKLILKEPISPSSANFSLFRMAPVATFMLSLVAWAVVPFDYGMVLSDPNIGLLYLFAISSLGVYGIIIAGWSSKTGGGRSVAYDIRTNWSKMGLCRRC; encoded by the coding sequence ATGGCTTTTGTGCAACGTCGAAAGGGTCCTGATGTAGTGGGATCGTTCGGATTGTTACAACCTCTAGCAGATGGTTTGAAATTGATTCTAAAAGAACCTATTTCACCAAGTAGTGCTAATTTCTCCCTTTTTAGAATGGCTCCAGTGGCTACATTTATGTTAAGTCTGGTCGCTTGGGCCGTTGTACCTTTTGATTATGGTATGGTATTGTCAGATCCGAACATAGGGCTACTTTATTTGTTTGCCATATCTTCGCTAGGTGTTTATGGAATAATTATAGCAGGTTGGTCTAGTAAGACGGGGGGCGGCCGTTCGGTCGCCTATGATATACGGACCAATTGGTCAAAAATGGGTTTGTGCCGCAGGTGTTGA